In one Ornithinimicrobium pratense genomic region, the following are encoded:
- a CDS encoding site-specific tyrosine recombinase XerD, translating to MSSHPSEKVPDAATVGEEGAWSTPARSPIARAVAGWLDHLRVERGRSDHTLRAYRRDADRYLSYLAGLGVTRPEDVREEHVTGFLAHLRAGGEEHPPLAATSAARAVVAVRGLHRFLAIEGDSPADPAQEVTPPTPPRRLPSVLSVYDVERLLQAAAVGDTPAALRDRALLELLYGSGARVSEAVALDLDDLELGREEDGTGGVVHLFGKGSKERIVPLGRYARQALDTWVVRGRPGMARAGTGTPAVFVNARGGRLSRQSAWNAIKAAAARADLRTKVSPHTLRHSFATHLLDGGADVRVVQELLGHASVTTTQIYTHVSTQHLREVYAQAHPRARA from the coding sequence GTGAGCAGTCACCCCTCCGAGAAGGTGCCGGACGCCGCCACAGTAGGCGAGGAGGGCGCGTGGTCCACGCCGGCGCGCAGCCCGATCGCCCGTGCAGTCGCCGGCTGGCTGGACCACCTGCGGGTGGAGCGTGGCCGCAGCGACCACACCCTGCGGGCCTACCGCCGGGACGCCGACCGTTATCTGAGCTACCTGGCCGGGCTCGGTGTCACCCGGCCTGAGGACGTCCGGGAGGAGCACGTCACCGGGTTCCTGGCCCATCTGCGTGCCGGCGGCGAAGAGCATCCTCCGCTGGCGGCGACCTCGGCCGCGCGAGCCGTGGTCGCCGTGCGGGGGCTGCACCGTTTCCTGGCCATCGAGGGGGACAGCCCGGCCGACCCCGCCCAGGAGGTCACGCCCCCCACGCCCCCGAGACGGCTGCCGTCCGTGCTCTCGGTGTACGACGTCGAGCGGCTCCTGCAGGCTGCCGCGGTGGGCGACACCCCGGCCGCGCTGCGGGACCGGGCACTGCTGGAGCTGCTCTATGGCTCCGGCGCCCGGGTCAGCGAGGCGGTCGCCCTCGACCTGGACGACCTGGAGCTGGGACGCGAGGAGGACGGCACCGGGGGAGTGGTCCACCTGTTCGGCAAGGGCAGCAAGGAGCGGATCGTCCCGCTCGGCCGGTACGCCCGACAGGCCCTTGACACCTGGGTGGTCCGCGGGCGTCCGGGGATGGCGCGGGCGGGGACCGGCACCCCGGCCGTCTTCGTCAACGCCCGTGGTGGCCGGCTGTCGCGCCAATCGGCCTGGAACGCGATCAAGGCCGCCGCCGCCAGGGCGGACCTGCGGACGAAGGTGTCACCGCATACCCTCCGACACTCCTTCGCCACCCACCTGCTGGACGGGGGTGCCGACGTCCGGGTCGTGCAGGAGCTGCTGGGCCATGCCTCGGTGACGACCACGCAGATCTACACCCATGTCTCGACCCAGCACCTGCGGGAGGTCTACGCGCAGGCCCACCCCCGGGCCCGGGCCTGA
- a CDS encoding ParA family protein → MSEAHAYDRLPGTESTGVGQTGPTGRPLPDFPVPGPLATHGPARIIAMCNQKGGVGKTTTTINLGAALAEYGRKVLMVDFDPQGALSVGMGVRTHDLEVTVYNLLVEHGHDVRDVIQTTRTPGIDVLPTNIDLSAAEVQLVGEVAREQILARVLRPVLDDYDVVLIDCQPSLGLLTVNALTAAHGVIIPLETEFFAMRGVALLIETIEKITDRLNPRLHVDGILATMYDGRTLHSREVVRSVVDHFQDTVFHTVISRTVKFPDATLAAEPITSYASTHSGAEAYRQLARELISRGGAP, encoded by the coding sequence GTGAGCGAGGCACACGCCTACGACCGCCTGCCCGGCACCGAGTCCACCGGGGTGGGCCAGACCGGCCCCACCGGCCGGCCGCTGCCCGACTTCCCGGTGCCCGGGCCGCTTGCCACACATGGCCCGGCGCGCATCATCGCGATGTGCAACCAGAAGGGCGGCGTCGGCAAGACGACGACGACCATCAACCTGGGCGCGGCGCTGGCGGAGTACGGGCGCAAGGTGCTCATGGTCGACTTCGACCCCCAGGGCGCGCTGTCGGTGGGGATGGGGGTGCGCACCCACGACCTGGAGGTCACGGTCTACAACCTGCTCGTCGAGCACGGGCACGACGTGCGCGACGTCATCCAGACCACCCGCACCCCCGGCATCGACGTCCTGCCCACCAACATCGACCTGTCGGCGGCCGAGGTCCAGCTCGTCGGTGAGGTCGCCCGCGAGCAGATCCTGGCCCGCGTGCTGCGGCCGGTGCTCGACGACTACGACGTCGTCCTCATCGACTGCCAGCCCTCCCTGGGCCTGCTGACCGTCAACGCGCTCACCGCCGCGCACGGCGTGATCATCCCGCTGGAGACCGAGTTCTTCGCCATGCGCGGCGTGGCGCTGCTCATCGAGACGATCGAGAAGATCACCGACCGGCTCAACCCCCGTCTGCACGTCGACGGGATCCTGGCGACCATGTACGACGGCCGCACCCTGCACTCGCGCGAGGTCGTGCGCAGCGTGGTCGACCACTTCCAGGACACCGTCTTCCACACCGTGATCAGCCGGACCGTGAAGTTCCCCGACGCCACCCTGGCGGCCGAGCCCATCACCTCCTACGCCAGCACCCACTCCGGCGCTGAGGCCTACCGCCAGCTCGCCCGTGAGCTCATCTCGCGCGGCGGCGCCCCCTGA
- a CDS encoding segregation and condensation protein A, with the protein MPSAPVDEATPAAAGDPVDGAAPVEGATPGGVLTGRRGSFEVHLDVFSGPFELLLGLIAKHKLDVTEIALAKVTDEFIAHLRAAQQAKQDWDLSQASEFVLIAATLLDLKAARLLPNAREDDEEDLALIEARDLLFARLLQYRAFKQVADEMKLRMEGAGRIFARDVGVEERFASLLPEIVLGITPEQLAMIAGRAMIPKPPPTVGVSHLHAPQVSVREQAAIVVGRLRAAGSVSFRELVADAESTLVVVARFLALLELFRDTVVALDQAEALGELTVRWTGPQSEDVAVEVSDEFDEGDRIPEDGVQEVTGEREQRD; encoded by the coding sequence ATGCCGTCCGCCCCGGTGGACGAGGCGACCCCGGCCGCTGCGGGGGACCCGGTAGACGGGGCGGCCCCGGTGGAGGGGGCGACCCCTGGCGGTGTCCTGACCGGCCGCCGCGGGTCCTTCGAGGTGCACCTCGACGTCTTCTCCGGGCCCTTCGAGCTGCTGCTCGGGCTCATCGCCAAGCACAAGCTCGACGTGACCGAGATCGCCCTGGCGAAGGTCACTGACGAGTTCATCGCGCACCTGCGTGCGGCCCAGCAGGCGAAGCAGGACTGGGACCTGTCCCAGGCCAGCGAGTTCGTCCTCATCGCCGCGACCCTGCTCGACCTCAAGGCCGCCCGACTGCTGCCCAACGCCCGGGAGGACGATGAGGAGGACCTGGCGCTCATCGAGGCCCGGGACCTGCTCTTCGCCCGGCTGCTGCAGTACCGCGCCTTCAAGCAGGTCGCCGACGAGATGAAGCTGCGGATGGAGGGGGCCGGGCGAATCTTTGCCCGCGACGTCGGCGTGGAGGAGCGGTTCGCCTCCCTCCTGCCGGAGATCGTCCTGGGCATCACCCCCGAGCAGCTGGCCATGATCGCGGGGCGGGCGATGATCCCCAAGCCCCCGCCGACCGTCGGGGTGTCCCACCTGCACGCCCCGCAGGTCTCCGTGCGTGAGCAGGCCGCGATCGTGGTCGGCCGGCTGCGCGCCGCCGGCTCGGTGAGCTTTCGCGAGCTGGTGGCTGACGCCGAGTCCACCCTGGTGGTCGTGGCCCGCTTCCTGGCCCTGCTGGAGCTCTTCCGCGACACCGTTGTGGCACTGGACCAGGCCGAGGCGCTGGGGGAGCTCACCGTGCGCTGGACCGGCCCGCAGTCCGAGGACGTCGCCGTCGAAGTCAGCGACGAGTTCGACGAGGGGGACCGCATACCGGAGGATGGGGTGCAGGAGGTGACCGGTGAGCGTGAGCAACGAGACTGA
- the scpB gene encoding SMC-Scp complex subunit ScpB yields the protein MSNETDVRSDAGQEAQQGALDATNLPGGARAAIEAVLMVVDEPVTEETLASALELPLEHVGAVLDELAQEYADQQRGFMLRRLGGGWRIYSRPEYAPVVEQFLLGGQQARLTQAALETLAVIAYRQPISRARIGAIRGVNVDGVVRTLLARGMVTEVGQDPTAGAVLYGTTDLFLQRMGLDSLDDLPALAPYLPSAEVLEELAAEGLA from the coding sequence GTGAGCAACGAGACTGATGTGCGCAGCGACGCGGGCCAGGAGGCGCAGCAGGGCGCGCTGGACGCCACCAACCTCCCGGGCGGTGCCCGCGCCGCGATCGAGGCGGTGCTCATGGTCGTCGACGAGCCGGTGACCGAGGAGACCCTGGCCAGCGCGCTGGAGCTGCCGCTGGAGCACGTGGGTGCGGTCCTGGACGAGCTGGCCCAGGAGTATGCCGATCAGCAGCGGGGCTTCATGCTGCGCCGGCTCGGCGGGGGGTGGCGCATCTACAGCAGGCCGGAGTATGCGCCCGTCGTCGAGCAGTTCCTGCTCGGTGGGCAGCAGGCCCGGCTGACCCAGGCAGCCCTGGAGACCTTGGCCGTCATCGCCTACCGGCAACCGATCAGCCGAGCGCGGATCGGCGCCATCCGGGGGGTCAACGTGGACGGTGTCGTGCGCACCCTGCTGGCACGCGGCATGGTGACCGAAGTCGGGCAGGACCCGACCGCCGGCGCCGTGCTCTACGGCACCACCGATCTGTTCCTCCAGCGCATGGGGCTGGACTCGTTGGACGACCTGCCGGCCCTCGCGCCCTATCTGCCCTCGGCAGAGGTGCTCGAGGAGCTGGCTGCGGAAGGACTGGCATGA
- a CDS encoding pseudouridine synthase, translating to MSESKRSGGQGRGGSGGQGRAGRAGPGGTAGPRRAGGSAGRPTRRRRANPPRPDHDVHDPGGVRLQKLLAGAGFGSRRACEKLIEDGRVEVDEQIVTELGVRVDPARQVVRVDGDRVVVDTDKIYLAFNKPAGVVSSMQDEEGRPDLSDYVGHLSQRLFHVGRLDVDTEGLLLLTNDGDLSHRLQHPAYGVPKTYVAQVDGVVGPGVGKQLREGVQLEDGLARVDSFKVVDDIPGHSIVEVVLHEGRKHIVRRMLDEVGYPVRALSRVQIGPVLLGEMRPGRYRALSAEEVAQLYRAAGM from the coding sequence ATGAGTGAGAGCAAGAGGTCCGGCGGACAGGGCCGTGGAGGCTCCGGCGGACAAGGACGCGCAGGTCGCGCAGGGCCTGGCGGCACGGCGGGCCCGCGGCGTGCGGGCGGGTCGGCGGGCCGGCCCACCCGGCGTCGCCGCGCCAACCCGCCACGCCCGGACCACGACGTGCACGACCCGGGCGGCGTGCGGCTGCAGAAGCTGCTGGCCGGCGCCGGGTTCGGCTCCCGCCGGGCCTGCGAGAAGCTGATCGAGGACGGCCGGGTCGAGGTCGACGAACAGATCGTGACCGAGCTCGGCGTCCGGGTCGACCCCGCCCGGCAGGTCGTCCGGGTCGACGGCGACCGGGTCGTCGTCGACACCGACAAGATCTACCTGGCCTTCAACAAGCCCGCCGGCGTCGTCTCCAGCATGCAGGACGAGGAGGGCCGGCCCGACCTGTCCGACTACGTCGGCCATCTCTCCCAGCGGCTCTTCCACGTGGGCCGTCTCGACGTGGACACCGAGGGCTTGCTGCTGCTCACCAACGACGGCGACCTGTCGCACCGGCTGCAGCACCCCGCCTATGGGGTGCCCAAGACCTACGTCGCCCAGGTCGACGGCGTCGTCGGGCCCGGCGTCGGCAAGCAGCTGCGTGAGGGCGTGCAGCTCGAGGACGGCCTGGCCCGGGTCGACTCCTTCAAGGTCGTCGACGACATCCCCGGTCACTCGATCGTGGAGGTGGTGCTGCACGAGGGTCGTAAGCACATCGTGCGCCGCATGCTGGACGAGGTCGGTTACCCGGTCCGGGCGCTGTCCCGGGTGCAAATCGGGCCAGTGCTCCTCGGCGAGATGCGGCCCGGCCGCTACCGCGCACTCTCGGCCGAGGAGGTCGCCCAGCTCTACCGCGCCGCGGGGATGTGA
- the cmk gene encoding (d)CMP kinase has translation MSASPLTVAIDGPSGSGKSSVSRALARDLGLAYLDTGAMYRALAWWALERELDLQDQALVAQAARDLPLRISTDPDEQALSVDDTDVTQEIRQTRISAQVSAVATNLDVRGELRRRQREIIEQERQRSGGIVVEGRDITTVVAPDAEHRILITASEEARLARRALEVHGSAGAEQLAATRDQVVRRDADDSTVSTFLEAADGVVALDTSDLTLEQVISAVHALVRGEAKTVPADPSTPHTPHQPDQSQEDR, from the coding sequence GTGTCTGCGTCCCCTCTCACCGTCGCCATCGACGGGCCCAGCGGCTCTGGCAAGTCCTCCGTGTCCCGGGCCCTGGCCCGTGACCTCGGGTTGGCCTACCTGGACACTGGAGCGATGTACCGCGCGCTGGCCTGGTGGGCCCTGGAGCGAGAGCTAGACCTGCAGGACCAGGCCCTGGTGGCCCAGGCGGCCCGGGACCTGCCCCTGCGCATCAGCACCGACCCCGACGAGCAGGCGCTCAGTGTGGACGATACCGACGTGACCCAGGAGATCCGCCAGACGCGGATCAGCGCCCAGGTGTCGGCGGTCGCGACCAACTTGGATGTGCGGGGCGAGCTGCGCCGCCGCCAGCGCGAGATCATCGAGCAGGAGCGGCAGCGGAGCGGCGGCATCGTCGTCGAGGGGCGCGACATCACCACCGTCGTCGCGCCGGACGCCGAGCACCGCATCCTCATCACCGCCTCCGAGGAGGCCCGCCTGGCCCGCCGCGCGCTGGAGGTGCATGGCTCCGCCGGCGCCGAACAACTGGCCGCCACCCGCGACCAAGTCGTCCGCCGCGACGCCGACGACTCCACCGTCAGCACCTTCCTCGAGGCGGCCGACGGCGTGGTCGCCCTCGACACCTCCGACCTCACCCTCGAGCAGGTGATCTCCGCCGTCCACGCCCTTGTCCGCGGCGAGGCCAAGACAGTCCCTGCCGACCCGAGCACACCCCATACCCCGCATCAGCCCGACCAGTCCCAGGAGGACCGATGA
- a CDS encoding sulfurtransferase — protein sequence MTQQTEQTEKIAAYAHPERLVTTEWLAEHLEDDNLVVLECNEDVLLYDTGHIPGGLKLDWHTDLNDPLTRDYIDGERFAQVMGERGIDRGTTVLLYGDKSNWWAAYALWVMTLFGHEDVRLLDGGRAKWVAEGRELTTEVPQVTPVDYPVLERDDSQVRAFKDDVLAHLGQPMVDVRSPGEFSGDLLHMPDYPQEGAMRGGHIPGARSVPWGRAANEDGTFKSRAELEAIYLQEQGLSADDDVVAYCRIGERSSHTWFVLTHLLGFEKVRNYDGSWTEWGNAVGTPVER from the coding sequence ATGACCCAGCAGACCGAGCAGACCGAGAAGATCGCCGCCTACGCCCACCCCGAGCGGTTGGTGACGACCGAGTGGCTGGCCGAGCACCTCGAGGACGACAACCTGGTGGTGCTGGAGTGCAACGAGGACGTGCTCCTCTACGACACCGGCCACATCCCCGGCGGTCTGAAGCTGGACTGGCACACCGACCTCAACGACCCGCTGACCCGCGACTACATCGACGGCGAGCGGTTCGCCCAGGTGATGGGGGAACGCGGGATCGACCGGGGGACCACCGTGCTCCTCTACGGCGACAAGTCCAACTGGTGGGCCGCCTACGCACTGTGGGTGATGACCCTCTTTGGGCACGAGGACGTACGGCTGCTTGACGGCGGCCGGGCCAAGTGGGTCGCCGAGGGCCGAGAGCTGACCACCGAGGTGCCGCAGGTGACGCCGGTGGACTACCCGGTCCTGGAGCGCGACGACTCCCAGGTGCGGGCTTTCAAGGACGATGTCCTGGCCCACCTAGGTCAGCCCATGGTCGACGTGCGCAGCCCGGGGGAGTTCTCCGGCGACCTGCTGCACATGCCGGACTACCCCCAGGAGGGCGCGATGCGCGGCGGTCACATCCCCGGTGCCCGGTCCGTACCGTGGGGCAGGGCGGCCAACGAGGACGGCACCTTCAAGAGCCGTGCGGAGCTGGAGGCCATCTACCTGCAGGAGCAGGGCCTGTCCGCGGACGACGACGTGGTGGCCTACTGCCGCATCGGCGAGCGCTCCAGCCACACCTGGTTCGTGCTCACCCACCTGCTCGGCTTCGAGAAGGTGCGCAACTACGACGGCAGCTGGACCGAGTGGGGCAACGCCGTCGGCACCCCGGTGGAGCGCTGA
- a CDS encoding SufE family protein, protein MPPHESNDLPPNLAELAEDFHAVTQQERLQLLLELSRELPKPPERYAGKLDSMERVDECQSPLFLAVEVGQDAERTVNLFFEAPPEAPTTRGFAGILHEGLDGLPAQEVLDVPDDAPYRFGLSEAVSPLRMRGMVGMLARIKRQVRLRVQSLDLGAGQES, encoded by the coding sequence ATGCCGCCCCATGAGTCGAACGACCTGCCGCCCAACCTGGCCGAGCTGGCCGAGGACTTCCACGCAGTGACCCAGCAGGAGCGGCTGCAGTTGCTGCTGGAGCTCTCCCGCGAGCTGCCCAAGCCCCCCGAACGCTACGCGGGCAAGCTGGACAGCATGGAGCGCGTCGATGAGTGCCAGTCGCCGCTGTTCCTAGCGGTTGAGGTCGGTCAGGATGCCGAGCGCACGGTCAACCTCTTCTTCGAGGCTCCGCCGGAGGCGCCGACGACGCGAGGCTTCGCCGGGATCCTGCACGAGGGCCTGGACGGCCTGCCTGCCCAGGAGGTGCTGGACGTCCCTGACGACGCGCCCTACCGGTTCGGCCTGTCCGAGGCCGTCTCCCCGCTGCGGATGCGCGGGATGGTCGGCATGCTGGCCAGGATCAAGCGTCAGGTCCGGCTGCGGGTGCAGTCCTTGGACCTGGGCGCAGGGCAGGAGAGCTGA
- the der gene encoding ribosome biogenesis GTPase Der — protein sequence MSTEDHTPDTAVEWTAGPDPDGPGADEPGPAEDVHNLETALRAGLGEFELSEEDLALVERGELGLEDLQEQETRPVVAVVGRPNVGKSSLVNRVLGRREAVVEDVPGVTRDRVAYDAEWSGRRFTVVDTGGWEVDATGIHLRVAEQAEVAVELADVVVFVVDATVGATDTDEQVVRLLRRSGKPVVLAANKVDNQAQEAEAAMLWSLGLGQPWPVSALHGRGSGDVLDAVLAVLPERSSVIGAYPRGGPRRVALLGRPNVGKSSLLNKLAGTERVVVDNVAGTTRDPVDELIELGGKTWRFVDTAGIRRRVHQTRGADFYASLRTQAALEKAEVAVVLIDVSESIAEQDIRVIQQVVDSGRALVVGYNKWDMMDEERQYYLEREIERELVQITWAPRVNISATTGRAVHKLVPALETALDSWDRRIPTGRLNAFLGEVVAGHPHPVRSGKQPRILFATQASTRPPKFVIFASGFIEAGYRRFLERRLREQFGFEGSPIEISVRVRERRGRR from the coding sequence ATGAGCACCGAGGACCACACGCCCGACACCGCAGTGGAATGGACCGCTGGCCCAGACCCGGACGGGCCGGGTGCAGACGAGCCGGGCCCAGCCGAGGACGTCCACAACCTGGAGACCGCCCTGCGGGCCGGTCTGGGGGAGTTCGAGCTTTCCGAGGAGGACCTGGCGCTCGTCGAGCGCGGTGAGCTGGGGCTCGAGGACCTGCAGGAGCAGGAGACCCGCCCGGTCGTCGCCGTCGTCGGCCGGCCCAATGTCGGCAAGTCCAGCCTCGTCAACCGGGTCCTGGGCCGCCGCGAGGCCGTGGTCGAGGACGTGCCCGGCGTGACCCGGGACCGGGTGGCCTACGACGCCGAGTGGTCCGGCCGCCGGTTCACCGTCGTCGACACCGGCGGCTGGGAGGTCGACGCTACCGGGATCCATCTGCGGGTCGCCGAGCAGGCCGAGGTCGCCGTCGAGCTGGCCGACGTGGTGGTCTTCGTCGTCGACGCCACCGTCGGAGCCACGGACACCGACGAGCAGGTGGTCCGGCTGCTGCGCCGCTCCGGCAAGCCGGTCGTGCTGGCCGCGAACAAGGTGGACAACCAGGCGCAGGAGGCCGAGGCGGCCATGCTGTGGAGCCTCGGGCTCGGGCAGCCGTGGCCGGTCTCAGCGCTGCACGGGCGCGGTTCGGGCGATGTGCTTGACGCGGTGCTCGCCGTGCTGCCGGAGAGGTCCTCGGTGATCGGTGCCTACCCGCGTGGCGGACCGCGCCGGGTCGCTCTGCTCGGGCGGCCCAACGTGGGGAAGTCCTCGCTGCTCAACAAGCTCGCCGGCACCGAGCGGGTGGTGGTGGACAACGTCGCGGGCACGACCCGGGACCCGGTCGACGAGTTGATCGAGCTGGGCGGGAAAACCTGGCGGTTCGTCGACACCGCCGGCATCCGCCGTCGGGTCCACCAGACCCGCGGCGCCGACTTCTACGCCTCGCTGCGCACCCAGGCCGCACTGGAGAAGGCGGAGGTCGCTGTGGTGCTCATCGACGTCTCCGAGTCGATCGCGGAGCAGGACATCCGCGTGATCCAGCAGGTGGTGGACTCCGGCCGCGCCCTGGTCGTGGGCTACAACAAGTGGGACATGATGGATGAGGAGCGGCAGTACTACCTCGAGCGGGAGATCGAGCGTGAGCTGGTGCAGATCACCTGGGCCCCGCGGGTGAACATCTCGGCCACCACCGGACGGGCCGTGCACAAGCTGGTGCCGGCCCTAGAGACCGCGCTGGACTCCTGGGACCGACGGATTCCCACCGGGCGGCTGAACGCCTTCCTGGGCGAGGTCGTCGCCGGGCACCCCCACCCGGTGCGCAGCGGCAAGCAACCGCGCATCCTGTTCGCCACCCAGGCCTCGACCCGGCCCCCGAAGTTCGTCATCTTCGCCTCCGGCTTCATCGAGGCCGGTTACCGCAGGTTCCTCGAGCGCCGATTGCGCGAGCAGTTCGGCTTCGAGGGGAGCCCTATCGAGATCTCGGTCCGGGTCCGCGAGCGTCGCGGTCGGCGGTAG
- a CDS encoding CDP-alcohol phosphatidyltransferase family protein: protein MGTGTGEEQAAGAQQRVLPVSDQVWTLPNLLSFVRLVLVPVFVWLLVERELGWAALLLVVAGFSDFADGKIARHYGLVSRLGQVLDPIADRLYIAATVLGLAAVGAIPWWLVAVLVARDAFILSMYPVVRRRRLPIPEVSFIGKAATFNLLGGFPLILLGQLDGWWTVLALATGWALAWWGTVLYWVAGLVYAWQVLDMVRQRRAQEVPV from the coding sequence ATGGGTACGGGCACGGGGGAGGAGCAGGCTGCGGGGGCGCAGCAGCGTGTCCTGCCGGTGAGCGACCAGGTCTGGACGCTGCCCAACCTGCTGTCGTTCGTCCGGCTCGTCCTCGTGCCCGTCTTCGTCTGGCTGCTGGTCGAGCGCGAGCTGGGCTGGGCCGCGCTTCTGCTGGTGGTCGCTGGCTTCTCCGACTTCGCCGACGGCAAGATCGCCCGGCACTACGGGCTGGTCAGCCGGCTGGGTCAGGTCCTCGACCCGATCGCCGACCGGCTCTATATCGCCGCGACCGTGCTCGGCCTGGCCGCCGTCGGTGCCATCCCGTGGTGGCTGGTCGCGGTGCTGGTCGCGCGGGACGCCTTCATCTTGTCGATGTACCCCGTGGTCCGCCGTCGCCGGCTGCCGATCCCCGAGGTCAGCTTCATCGGCAAGGCCGCCACCTTCAACCTGCTCGGCGGGTTCCCGCTGATCCTGCTGGGCCAGCTCGACGGCTGGTGGACGGTCCTGGCCCTGGCCACCGGGTGGGCCCTGGCCTGGTGGGGCACCGTCCTCTACTGGGTCGCCGGGTTGGTCTACGCCTGGCAGGTCCTCGACATGGTCCGGCAGCGCCGCGCGCAGGAGGTGCCTGTATGA